Proteins co-encoded in one Papaver somniferum cultivar HN1 chromosome 5, ASM357369v1, whole genome shotgun sequence genomic window:
- the LOC113280366 gene encoding uncharacterized protein LOC113280366 yields MTKLKKLKLILKKWNWETFGDVNAKLLKADNDVMQTTLASDRNPADVKLLNDLVTARGVQEIIINQHKAILFQKSRTKWLKEDKFKFQEVQTSDNIMKAVPEVLSHGDIVFIYLIPSANEIKVLVYDLDPDSAPGPDGFGGWQIDPSNFFLKIITNIPTMRISSLLSKIISPQQGAFIKGKTIQEQIVLASEVVNEMEINRRGGNIGMKIDITQAFDSLSWEFLFTVMQKLGFSIKCINWIKVLFRSSSLDISQLKVV; encoded by the exons AtgacaaaactaaaaaaattgaAGTTAATTCTAAAGAAGTGGAATTGGGAAACTTTTGGAGATGTCAATGCTAAATTACTTAAAGCAGATAATGATGTAATGCAGACAACCTTAGCTTCTGACAGGAATCCCGCAGATGTAAAATTATTGAATGATTTAGTTACTGCAAGGGGTGTGCAAGAAATCATTATAAATCAGCATAAAGCTATTCTTTTTCAGAAGTCAAGAACCAAGTGGCTGAAAGAAG ATAAATTCAAATTTCAAGAAGTCCAAACTTCAGATAATATAATGAAGGCAGTTCCTGAAGTTCTTTCACATGGAGATATTGTCTTTATTTATCTAATTCCAAGTGCAAATGAGATTAAAGTTTTAGTATATGATCTTGATCCAGATAGTGCacctggaccagatggttttGGAGGCTG GCAAATTGATCCCTCAAACTTCTTCTTAAAGATTATTACCAATATTCCTACTATGAGAATTAGTAGTCTGCTTAGCAAAATTATATCCCCTCAACAGGGTGCTTTTATTAAAGGCAAAACAATACAAGAGCAAATAGTCCTAGCTTCTGAAGTGGTGAATGAAATGGAAATTAATAGAAGAGGTGGGAATATTGGGATGAAGATTGATATTACACAAGCTTTTGATTCTCTAAGTTGGGAGTTCCTATTCACAGTAATGCAGAAATTGGGATTCTCAATAAAATGCATAAACTGGATTAAAGTGTTATTTAGATCATCCTCTCTGGATATTTCTCAGTTGAAAGTGGTCtaa